In a genomic window of Hippoglossus stenolepis isolate QCI-W04-F060 chromosome 15, HSTE1.2, whole genome shotgun sequence:
- the LOC118122460 gene encoding olfactory receptor 52D1-like encodes MHANNVDLYKLVRMNNFSEVTSFLLSDYYGMKDLKPLYFCMFLILYITIIVENVALIWVVYREKHLHEPMYLLLCNLAVNGLYGGSALLPALLSIMLSHSYEISLSLCQTQIYAIHTFVIIEFTILAVMSYDRYVAICHPLPYHALMSQKLVKLIIFMWLFPMLAFLIVFIFTLQLRFCNRSIEKVYCANFLLVKLACTDTSVVNIIGLLSVGVYALPQLIMIFYSYAHILRICALSFGKSGFKALKTCTPHLLAITNFSIGCFFEIAQSRFNIRNLPYGVKLFLSLYFLIFPPILNPAIYGLGIQSIRVQLFKHFSRKSKQVRMM; translated from the exons ATGCATGCAAACA ATGTAGATCTTTACA AGTTGGTAAGAATGAACAATTTCTCTGAAGTAACATCTTTCCTTCTGTCTGATTACTACGGCATGAAGGACCTGAAGCCGCTGTACTTCTGCATGTTCCTGATTTTATACATAACTAttattgttgaaaatgttgcaTTGATTTGGGTGGTCTATCGTGAAAAGCACCTGCATGAGCCGATGTATTTGCTGCTGTGTAACTTGGCTGTGAATGGTTTGTATGGAGGCAGCGCTCTGCTGCCGGCGCTGCTGAGCATCATGCTCTCCCACTCCTATGAGATATCTCTGTCGCTGTGTCAGACACAGATCTACGCCATTCACACGTTTGTCATCATTGAATTCACAATTCTCGCTGTGATGAGTTACGACAGATACGTGGCCATTTGTCACCCTCTGCCATATCATGCGCTCATGTCACAGAAACTTGTGAAACTCATCATTTTCATGTGGCTGTTCCCCATGCTggcatttttaattgttttcattttcactcttcagctgaGGTTTTGTAATAGATCCATTGAGAAGGTGTACTGTGCTAACTTCCTTCTGGTGAAACTTGCTTGCACGGATACTTCTGTTGTTAACATAATTGGCCTGTTATCTGTAGGTGTCTATGCATTACCACAGCTTATCATGATCTTTTATTCATATGCACACATCCTAAGGATATGTGCGCTGTCATTTGGCAAATCTGGGTTCAAAGCCTTGAAGACTTGCACGCCGCACCTACTAGCAATCACTAACTTCTCCATCGGGTGTTTTTTTGAAATAGCACAAAGTCGATTCAACATTAGGAACCTGCCTTACGgagtaaagttgtttttatctttgtacTTTTTGATATTCCCGCCCATCCTTAATCCAGCGATCTATGGTTTGGGTATCCAAAGCATAAGAGTGCAACTGTTTAAGCATTTTAGCAGAAAAAGTAAGCAAGTGCGAATGATGTAA
- the hsd20b2 gene encoding hydroxysteroid (20-beta) dehydrogenase 2, with the protein MSVSISEVLTIIGGLTVVFHLLRLTWKCWCGFREFVLAEVWHMDLRTYGQWAVVTGATSGIGKAYACELACRGLDIVLVSRSDDKLRIVAKEIEHQYGRKTHTIRADFTDGHSIYPAIAEGLQGLEIGILVNNVGMSYSDKFAVFLDVQDPERKITEVINCNVLSVPQMTRMVLPDMIKRGKGLIINISSEISVRPQPFLSLYSATKIFVTYFSQCLNTEYKGKGITVQCVAPFFVSTNMTHNIKSNCFVKSASGFAHEALNTVGHSSYTSGCLSHALQNVALTVLLPDWLRMSQFLARKLQRWSESVERRASEEEEKLREKEE; encoded by the exons ATGTCAGTTTCAATCAGTGAAGTACTGACCATCATTGGAGGCCTCACGGTCGTTTTCCACCTGCTGAGACTGACCTGGAAATGCTGGTGTGGATTCAGAGAGTTTGTTCTGGCAGAGGTTTGGCACATGGATTTAAGGACATATGGGCAATGGGCAg TTGTCACCGGTGCTACATCGGGCATTGGTAAAGCCTACGCCTGTGAG CTGGCATGTAGAGGCCTGGATATCGTCCTGGTGAGCAGATCTGATGATAAACTGCGAATAGTTGCCAAAGAAATAG AGCATCAGTACGGACGAAAGACCCACACGATCAGAGCGGACTTCACAGACGGCCACAGCATCTACCCTGCCATCGCTGAGGGACTGCAAGGCCTGGAGATTGGAATTCTGG TCAACAATGTAGGAATGTCCTATTCTGATAAATTTGCCGTTTTCCTGGATGTACAAGATCCTGAACGG aaaatcacTGAGGTTATCAACTGTAACGTGCTGTCTGTCCCTCAG ATGACCAGAATGGTACTTCCAGACATGATCAAAAG AGGCAAGGGGCTCATCATCAATATTTCCTCTGAGATCAGCGTCCGTCCGCAGCCTTTTTTGTCACTTTACTCCGCCACCAAG ATTTTTGTAACGTATTTCTCTCAGTGTCTGAACACTGAGTACAAGGGAAAGGGAATTACTGTGCAG TGTGTGGCCCCCTTCTTTGTGTCCACCAACATGACGCACAACATTAAATCCAACTGCTTTGTGAAAAGTGCTTCAGGGTTTGCACATGAAGCTTTGAACACCGTGGGTCACTCCAGCTACACCAGTGGATGTCTGTCCCACGCACTGCAG AACGTGGCTCTCACAGTTCTCCTGCCGGACTGGTTGCGTATGTCACAATTCCTTGCCAGGAAACTCCAACGCTGGTCGGAGTCTGTAGAGAGAAGAgcgagtgaggaagaggagaaactcagagagaaggaagagtAA
- the LOC118122461 gene encoding olfactory receptor 52D1-like, translating to MDNKTALTFTMNVYAVMENYKYWLFILFLLLYLTIIFLNLLLITVIHQNKELHQPMNVFPCILSINEIYGSTALLPTIMALLLSERHEITIKWCIAQVYFLHTYASAEFCILAVMGYDRYVAICNPLQYHSIISNSKIGKLALLAGMYPAVVFGGFYSLTIRLRFCGKVLPKMYCVNMELVKNSCSPAPYISILGLVLILFLVLPQILLIVFSYAQISRVCRKLSRESQRNALKTCLPHLLSLTNFTIASLFEIIQNRFNMSHIAIEARIFLSLYFIILPPLTNPVLYGLGTQMVRVKILKLFVRYKMLPTLLAKAVAVASV from the coding sequence ATGGACAACAAGACGGCACTAACATTCACAATGAATGTATACGCTGTCATGGAAAACTACAAGTATTGGCTGTTTATTCTATTCCTCCTGCTTTATCTGACTATTATCTTTTTGAACTTACTGCTCATTACTGTCATACACCAAAACAAAGAGTTGCATCAGCCTATGAATGTGTTCCCGTGTATATTATCCATCAATGAAATTTACGGCAGTACTGCATTGTTACCCACAATAATGGCTCTGCTCTTATCTGAGAGACATGAAATAACCATAAAGTGGTGCATTGCTCAAGTCTATTTCCTGCACACATATGCAAGTGCTGAGTTTTGCATTTTAGCCGTTATGGGATACGACAGGTATGTTGCCATCTGTAACCCACTGCAATACCACAGCATCATATCTAATTCAAAGATAGGCAAGCTTGCTTTACTAGCAGGCATGTACCCAGCTGTTGTGTTTGGAGGTTTCTACTCACTGACCATACGACTGAGATTCTGTGGGAAAGTGCTGCCGAAAATGTACTGTGTGAACATGGAACTGGTCAAAAACTCCTGTTCGCCTGCACCGTACATAAGCATTCTGGGACTTGTACTTATTCTGTTTCTCGTTTTGCCTCAGATCCTGTTGATAGTTTTCTCCTATGCACAAATTTCAAGAGTGTGTCGGAAGTTGTCGAGAGAATCTCAACGCAACGCTCTCAAAACTTGCCTCCCACATTTACTGTCGCTGACAAACTTCACCATCGCTTCCTTATTTGAAATTATCCAAAACAGATTTAACATGAGTCATATAGCTATTGAGGCACGCATCTTCCTGTCTTTGTACTTTATCATCCTTCCACCCCTTACCAACCCCGTGCTGTATGGGCTCGGTACTCAAATGGTCAGAGTTAAAATACTGAAACTGTTTGTTAGATATAAGATGCTGCCGACACTGTTAGCAAAGGCAGTGGCTGTAGCTTCAGTATAG